A region of Panicum virgatum strain AP13 chromosome 8N, P.virgatum_v5, whole genome shotgun sequence DNA encodes the following proteins:
- the LOC120685621 gene encoding putative disease resistance protein RGA4 isoform X2 — MAEVLAGFLTSAVVKIAKDKLASAIAEQANLLWNFGDDLEDMNSTLESISAALQDAERRSVKNKLVQLWLKRLKNAAFDISDLLDDYQDTSDRLTSAMKPRVLSCLPVTCKKIAVANRMKSMREELRKINKKFQDFNFLHGATSTCVTKQDDVRETASRLPEKKIVGRDGEKQEIINLLSAGTNNDETVIVAIHGLGGMGKSTLAQLVHNDVQIIKKYDHHIWVYVSRDFSLKKIGSSIISLIQIEGGQQNRDTLELINQSLDSLLCGKKVLIVLDDLWEENDTELDGLRSMLHVGRKGSMIDVIVTTRKEDIARKVSTSKPYKLQPLKDDKCWEIIKRCSKFEEKENQGRLKKIGLELAKKCGGVALAAQALGYMLQSKDLPGWAEINNSDIWNESSEDNGGVLPSLKLSYERMPPQLRICFSYCAIFPKGHNITQDDLIHQWIALGFIKPSIGKEYIRQLLGMSFLQVSKLPKTSGDHMVQYTMHDLVHDLATLIIGDELMVSSVASKRTNAHRLKYCRYALVTKYDQATKLSSVLPSKVRALHFSDSSKLDLSCGAFSSAKCLRILDFSRCSSIMLPVSIGQVKQLQYLTAPRMQNEVLPEYITELSKLQYLNLNESSHISALPESIGKLGCLKYLGLSGCSGLSKLPESFGDLKCLMHLDMSGCSGISGLPNSLGNLTNLQHLELSGCSSIKAIPESLCGLTQLQYLNLSSCRHLAQLPEAIGCLVDLQYLNMSGCSGIRELPQSFKRLCNLLHLDLKGSCFEKGLVGALCGLTALQYLDMAAPHYNICLHVKNLEEDDLPDAIRNLTNLKVLNLSWILDGLFNDVDSDLDFIGALTNLEHLDLSHNIGLSYLPQSIGNLKRLHTLDLQYCRGLRSLPESIGGAIGLKSIGLDGCSDELMDQAHSLLHYSLTLPLFKVRAGDDVSAHSNLHLLEGENVGELRIVSLENVRFLEEARRLELWTKHNLWALKLSWTSRAERHLEDKDLLGQLVPPMSLKYFILEYYSSPSFPSWLMDISHHLPNLTSIDMFHLPACSNLPPLGQLPCLESLRLLDLPKVAKIDRGFFGGKGAFPRLARFALDRMHGLEEWNTTFPGEDGVEEFMFPMLDDLYVNECPRLRLKPCPPKCRRCTIRESDQVISSLEEVQTNSRCCNRSTPTTSLAIRHSQHQSWSLFHHFPALQELELSSCHNLRSLPEGIQQLSCLQSLELRWCHSISGLPEWLSDISSLKRLAIMGCESIKSLPPCIQQLTSLQKLVVSNNGELQQWCESEENKAKLAHINTIIYE; from the exons ATGGCAGAAGTCTTAGCTGGATTTCTCACTTCTGCCGTCGTCAAAATTGCCAAAGACAAGCTGGCCTCCGCCATCGCGGAGCAGGCCAATCTGCTGTGGAACTTCGGCGACGACCTGGAGGATATGAACTCTACGCTGGAGTCCATCTCTGCAGCACTCCAAGACGCCGAGAGGCGGTCGGTCAAGAACAAGTTGGTGCAGCTGTGGCTCAAGCGGCTGAAGAACGCTGCCTTTGACATCTCGGACTTGCTCGATGACTACCAAGACACTAGCGACCGATTGACTTCTGCAATG AAGCCAAGAGTGCTCTCATGTCTCCCAGTCACATGCAAGAAGATTGCCGTGGCTAATAGGATGAAGAGTATGAGAGAAGAACTGAGGAAAATCAACAAGAAATTTCAGGATTTTAATTTCTTACATGGCGCCACTAGCACTTGTGTTACGAAACAAGATGATGTTCGTGAAACAGCATCACGTTTGcctgaaaaaaaaatagtaggAAGGGATGGAGAAAAGCAGGAAATCATAAACCTCTTATCCGCAGGTACCAATAATGATGAGACAGTGATTGTTGCTATCCATGGCCTTGGAGGTATGGGTAAAAGTACTTTAGCACAACTAGTTCACAATGATGTCCAAATCATCAAGAAGTATGATCATCATATATGGGTTTATGTGTCCCGGGATTTCAGTTTAAAGAAAATCGGAAGCTCTATAATTTCCCTAATACAGATAGAAGGAGGCCAGCAGAATAGGGATACACTGGAACTGATAAATCAGTCCCTGGATAGCCTACTCTGTGGCAAGAAGGTTTTGATTGTTTTAGATGACTTATGGGAGGAAAATGACACCGAGTTGGATGGATTGAGAAGTATGCTTCATGTGGGTAGGAAGGGCAGTATGATAGATGTCATAGTAACCACACGCAAGGAAGACATTGCAAGGAAAGTTTCCACCAGTAAACCATACAAGCTGCAGCCTTTGAAGGATGATAAATGCTGGGAAATAATTAAGAGATGTAGTAAGTTTGAAGAGAAAGAAAACCAGGGAAGATTGAAGAAGATAGGATTGGAACTTGCAAAGAAATGTGGAGGTGTGGCATTAGCAGCTCAAGCACTTGGATACATGCTGCAATCCAAAGATCTGCCTGGATGGGCAGAAATAAACAACAGTGATATCTGGAATGAATCTTCTGAAGACAATGGTGGCGTGCTCCCGTCCTTGAAGCTAAGTTATGAAAGGATGCCACCACAGCTCAGGATATGCTTTTCTTATTGTGCCATATTCCCAAAAGGACATAATATTACTCAAGATGATTTGATTCACCAATGGATTGCTCTCGGCTTTATAAAGCCATCGATCGGGAAGGAATACATCAGGCAACTTTTGGGGATGTCCTTCCTTCAAGTTTCAAAGCTGCCCAAG ACTTCGGGAGATCATATGGTGCAGTACACCATGCATGACCTGGTGCATGACCTGGCAACATTAATCATTGGTGATGAGTTAATGGTTTCTTCCGTTGCATCGAAGAGAACGAATGCACATAGGCTGAAATATTGTCGCTATGCACTGGTTACCAAATATGACCAGGCAACAAAATTATCAAGTGTTTTACCCTCGAAGGTGAGGGCACTTCATTTTTCAGATAGCAGCAAGCTGGATCTCTCTTGTGGGGCATTTTCATCTGCAAAATGCTTGCGTATTTTGGATTTTAGTCGATGCTCTAGTATAATGTTGCCAGTCTCTATTGGGCAAGTGAAGCAGCTGCAGTATCTTACTGCTCCAAGAATGCAAAATGAAGTTCTCCCAGAGTATATCACTGAGCTATCAAAACTGCAGTACCTGAACCTGAATGAATCTTCTCACATTTCTGCACTACCAGAATCAATAGGCAAGCTCGGGTGTCTGAAATATCTAGGTCTATCAGGTTGTTCTGGCCTCTCAAAACTGCCAGAATCATTTGGTGATTTAAAATGTCTGATGCATCTTGACATGTCAGGTTGTTCTGGGATAAGTGGGCTGCCAAACTCACTAGGCAATCTCACAAATTTGCAGCATCTTGAGTTATCTGGATGCTCCAGTATCAAGGCAATACCTGAATCTTTGTGTGGCCTCACACAACTCCAGTATTTGAACTTATCATCTTGTCGCCATCTTGCACAGCTACCGGAAGCTATTGGCTGCCTCGTCGATCTACAGTATTTAAACATGTCAGGGTGTAGTGGCATTAGGGAACTCCCACAGTCATTTAAGAGGCTCTGTAATTTGTTGCATCTGGATTTAAAAGGCTCGTGTTTTGAGAAAGGGTTAGTGGGAGCTCTGTGTGGCCTCACTGCATTACAATATCTGGATATGGCCGCACCGCATTACAATATCTGTCTGCACGTGAAAAATTTGGAGGAGGATGATCTACCTGATGCTATAAGAAACCTCACCAATCTCAAGGTTTTGAATTTATCATGGATTCTAGATGGACTCTTTAATGATGTCGACAGTGATCTTGATTTCATCGGTGCCCTCACCAATTTGGAGCATTTGGACCTATCACACAATATTGGACTTTCTTATCTACCACAAAGTATTGGTAACCTCAAAAGGCTGCATACATTGGATCTCCAGTATTGCCGGGGGCTCAGGTCCCTCCCAGAGAGTATAGGTGGTGCAATTGGGTTGAAATCTATAGGGCTGGACGGGTGCTCAGATGAATTGATGGATCAGGCCCATTCTTTGTTGCATTATTCACTAACATTACCACTCTTTAAGGTTCGTGCTGGTGATGATGTCAGTGCTCATAGCAACCTGCATCTGCTTGAGGGTGAAAATGTCGGTGAGTTACGCATAGTTTCCCTTGAAAACGTAAGATTTCTGGAAGAAGCACGGAGACTTGAGTTGTGGACCAAACATAATCTTTGGGCCTTGAAACTGTCTTGGACCTCGCGCGCTGAGCGACATCTGGAGGATAAGGATTTGTTGGGGCAACTGGTGCCACCAATGAGTCTGAAGTACTTTATTCTAGAATATTATAGTAGCCCGAGCTTTCCTAGCTGGCTCATGGACATTTCTCATCATCTCCCGAATCTTACTTCCATTGATATGTTTCATCTGCCTGCATGTAGCAACCTACCACCACTTGGACAGTTGCCGTGCCTGGAAAGCCTGCGTCTCCTGGATTTACCCAAGGTTGCAAAGATTGACAGGGGTTTCTTCGGTGGCAAAGGAGCGTTCCCCCGATTGGCAAGATTCGCTCTAGATCGTATGCATGGACTGGAGGAGTGGAATACAACATTCCCTGGCGAGGATGGTGTGGAGGAGTTCATGTTCCCTATGCTTGATGACTTATATGTAAATGAATGTCCGAGGTTGAGGTTGAAACCATGCCCACCAAAGTGCCGTCGGTGCACAATACGAGAGAGCGACCAGGTTATATCTTCGCTGGAGGAGGTACAAACTAACAGCCGCTGCTGCAACAGATCTACTCCAACCACCAGCCTGGCCATTAGACATAGTCAGCACCAGAGTTGGAGCCTGTTTCACCACTTCCCTGCCCTCCAGGAGTTGGAATTATCGAGCTGTCATAATCTGAGGAGCTTGCCGGAGGGAATACAGCAGCTCTCCTGCCTTCAGTCGCTCGAATTGCGTTGGTGTCACAGCATATCAGGACTGCCAGAATGGCTTAGCGACATCTCCTCTCTCAAAAGACTCGCCATCATGGGCTGTGAGAGCATTAAGTCTTTGCCTCCATGTATACAACAGCTCACCAGCCTCCAGAAATTAGTTGTTTCTAATAACGGGGAACTACAGCAGTGGTGCGAGTCAGAAGAAAATAAGGCGAAGCTCGCACACATAAACACCATA ATTTATGAGTAG
- the LOC120685621 gene encoding putative disease resistance protein RGA3 isoform X3 has translation MYTKKLSEFMRESEDDSDEESAKSHRMQASIAKKKPRVLSCLPVTCKKIAVANRMKSMREELRKINKKFQDFNFLHGATSTCVTKQDDVRETASRLPEKKIVGRDGEKQEIINLLSAGTNNDETVIVAIHGLGGMGKSTLAQLVHNDVQIIKKYDHHIWVYVSRDFSLKKIGSSIISLIQIEGGQQNRDTLELINQSLDSLLCGKKVLIVLDDLWEENDTELDGLRSMLHVGRKGSMIDVIVTTRKEDIARKVSTSKPYKLQPLKDDKCWEIIKRCSKFEEKENQGRLKKIGLELAKKCGGVALAAQALGYMLQSKDLPGWAEINNSDIWNESSEDNGGVLPSLKLSYERMPPQLRICFSYCAIFPKGHNITQDDLIHQWIALGFIKPSIGKEYIRQLLGMSFLQVSKLPKTSGDHMVQYTMHDLVHDLATLIIGDELMVSSVASKRTNAHRLKYCRYALVTKYDQATKLSSVLPSKVRALHFSDSSKLDLSCGAFSSAKCLRILDFSRCSSIMLPVSIGQVKQLQYLTAPRMQNEVLPEYITELSKLQYLNLNESSHISALPESIGKLGCLKYLGLSGCSGLSKLPESFGDLKCLMHLDMSGCSGISGLPNSLGNLTNLQHLELSGCSSIKAIPESLCGLTQLQYLNLSSCRHLAQLPEAIGCLVDLQYLNMSGCSGIRELPQSFKRLCNLLHLDLKGSCFEKGLVGALCGLTALQYLDMAAPHYNICLHVKNLEEDDLPDAIRNLTNLKVLNLSWILDGLFNDVDSDLDFIGALTNLEHLDLSHNIGLSYLPQSIGNLKRLHTLDLQYCRGLRSLPESIGGAIGLKSIGLDGCSDELMDQAHSLLHYSLTLPLFKVRAGDDVSAHSNLHLLEGENVGELRIVSLENVRFLEEARRLELWTKHNLWALKLSWTSRAERHLEDKDLLGQLVPPMSLKYFILEYYSSPSFPSWLMDISHHLPNLTSIDMFHLPACSNLPPLGQLPCLESLRLLDLPKVAKIDRGFFGGKGAFPRLARFALDRMHGLEEWNTTFPGEDGVEEFMFPMLDDLYVNECPRLRLKPCPPKCRRCTIRESDQVISSLEEVQTNSRCCNRSTPTTSLAIRHSQHQSWSLFHHFPALQELELSSCHNLRSLPEGIQQLSCLQSLELRWCHSISGLPEWLSDISSLKRLAIMGCESIKSLPPCIQQLTSLQKLVVSNNGELQQWCESEENKAKLAHINTIIYE, from the exons ATGTATACCAAGAAATTAAGTGAATTTATGAGGGAATCAGAAGATGATTCTGATGAAGAATCAGCCAAGAGTCATAGAATGCAAGCTTCCATAGCAAAAAAA AAGCCAAGAGTGCTCTCATGTCTCCCAGTCACATGCAAGAAGATTGCCGTGGCTAATAGGATGAAGAGTATGAGAGAAGAACTGAGGAAAATCAACAAGAAATTTCAGGATTTTAATTTCTTACATGGCGCCACTAGCACTTGTGTTACGAAACAAGATGATGTTCGTGAAACAGCATCACGTTTGcctgaaaaaaaaatagtaggAAGGGATGGAGAAAAGCAGGAAATCATAAACCTCTTATCCGCAGGTACCAATAATGATGAGACAGTGATTGTTGCTATCCATGGCCTTGGAGGTATGGGTAAAAGTACTTTAGCACAACTAGTTCACAATGATGTCCAAATCATCAAGAAGTATGATCATCATATATGGGTTTATGTGTCCCGGGATTTCAGTTTAAAGAAAATCGGAAGCTCTATAATTTCCCTAATACAGATAGAAGGAGGCCAGCAGAATAGGGATACACTGGAACTGATAAATCAGTCCCTGGATAGCCTACTCTGTGGCAAGAAGGTTTTGATTGTTTTAGATGACTTATGGGAGGAAAATGACACCGAGTTGGATGGATTGAGAAGTATGCTTCATGTGGGTAGGAAGGGCAGTATGATAGATGTCATAGTAACCACACGCAAGGAAGACATTGCAAGGAAAGTTTCCACCAGTAAACCATACAAGCTGCAGCCTTTGAAGGATGATAAATGCTGGGAAATAATTAAGAGATGTAGTAAGTTTGAAGAGAAAGAAAACCAGGGAAGATTGAAGAAGATAGGATTGGAACTTGCAAAGAAATGTGGAGGTGTGGCATTAGCAGCTCAAGCACTTGGATACATGCTGCAATCCAAAGATCTGCCTGGATGGGCAGAAATAAACAACAGTGATATCTGGAATGAATCTTCTGAAGACAATGGTGGCGTGCTCCCGTCCTTGAAGCTAAGTTATGAAAGGATGCCACCACAGCTCAGGATATGCTTTTCTTATTGTGCCATATTCCCAAAAGGACATAATATTACTCAAGATGATTTGATTCACCAATGGATTGCTCTCGGCTTTATAAAGCCATCGATCGGGAAGGAATACATCAGGCAACTTTTGGGGATGTCCTTCCTTCAAGTTTCAAAGCTGCCCAAG ACTTCGGGAGATCATATGGTGCAGTACACCATGCATGACCTGGTGCATGACCTGGCAACATTAATCATTGGTGATGAGTTAATGGTTTCTTCCGTTGCATCGAAGAGAACGAATGCACATAGGCTGAAATATTGTCGCTATGCACTGGTTACCAAATATGACCAGGCAACAAAATTATCAAGTGTTTTACCCTCGAAGGTGAGGGCACTTCATTTTTCAGATAGCAGCAAGCTGGATCTCTCTTGTGGGGCATTTTCATCTGCAAAATGCTTGCGTATTTTGGATTTTAGTCGATGCTCTAGTATAATGTTGCCAGTCTCTATTGGGCAAGTGAAGCAGCTGCAGTATCTTACTGCTCCAAGAATGCAAAATGAAGTTCTCCCAGAGTATATCACTGAGCTATCAAAACTGCAGTACCTGAACCTGAATGAATCTTCTCACATTTCTGCACTACCAGAATCAATAGGCAAGCTCGGGTGTCTGAAATATCTAGGTCTATCAGGTTGTTCTGGCCTCTCAAAACTGCCAGAATCATTTGGTGATTTAAAATGTCTGATGCATCTTGACATGTCAGGTTGTTCTGGGATAAGTGGGCTGCCAAACTCACTAGGCAATCTCACAAATTTGCAGCATCTTGAGTTATCTGGATGCTCCAGTATCAAGGCAATACCTGAATCTTTGTGTGGCCTCACACAACTCCAGTATTTGAACTTATCATCTTGTCGCCATCTTGCACAGCTACCGGAAGCTATTGGCTGCCTCGTCGATCTACAGTATTTAAACATGTCAGGGTGTAGTGGCATTAGGGAACTCCCACAGTCATTTAAGAGGCTCTGTAATTTGTTGCATCTGGATTTAAAAGGCTCGTGTTTTGAGAAAGGGTTAGTGGGAGCTCTGTGTGGCCTCACTGCATTACAATATCTGGATATGGCCGCACCGCATTACAATATCTGTCTGCACGTGAAAAATTTGGAGGAGGATGATCTACCTGATGCTATAAGAAACCTCACCAATCTCAAGGTTTTGAATTTATCATGGATTCTAGATGGACTCTTTAATGATGTCGACAGTGATCTTGATTTCATCGGTGCCCTCACCAATTTGGAGCATTTGGACCTATCACACAATATTGGACTTTCTTATCTACCACAAAGTATTGGTAACCTCAAAAGGCTGCATACATTGGATCTCCAGTATTGCCGGGGGCTCAGGTCCCTCCCAGAGAGTATAGGTGGTGCAATTGGGTTGAAATCTATAGGGCTGGACGGGTGCTCAGATGAATTGATGGATCAGGCCCATTCTTTGTTGCATTATTCACTAACATTACCACTCTTTAAGGTTCGTGCTGGTGATGATGTCAGTGCTCATAGCAACCTGCATCTGCTTGAGGGTGAAAATGTCGGTGAGTTACGCATAGTTTCCCTTGAAAACGTAAGATTTCTGGAAGAAGCACGGAGACTTGAGTTGTGGACCAAACATAATCTTTGGGCCTTGAAACTGTCTTGGACCTCGCGCGCTGAGCGACATCTGGAGGATAAGGATTTGTTGGGGCAACTGGTGCCACCAATGAGTCTGAAGTACTTTATTCTAGAATATTATAGTAGCCCGAGCTTTCCTAGCTGGCTCATGGACATTTCTCATCATCTCCCGAATCTTACTTCCATTGATATGTTTCATCTGCCTGCATGTAGCAACCTACCACCACTTGGACAGTTGCCGTGCCTGGAAAGCCTGCGTCTCCTGGATTTACCCAAGGTTGCAAAGATTGACAGGGGTTTCTTCGGTGGCAAAGGAGCGTTCCCCCGATTGGCAAGATTCGCTCTAGATCGTATGCATGGACTGGAGGAGTGGAATACAACATTCCCTGGCGAGGATGGTGTGGAGGAGTTCATGTTCCCTATGCTTGATGACTTATATGTAAATGAATGTCCGAGGTTGAGGTTGAAACCATGCCCACCAAAGTGCCGTCGGTGCACAATACGAGAGAGCGACCAGGTTATATCTTCGCTGGAGGAGGTACAAACTAACAGCCGCTGCTGCAACAGATCTACTCCAACCACCAGCCTGGCCATTAGACATAGTCAGCACCAGAGTTGGAGCCTGTTTCACCACTTCCCTGCCCTCCAGGAGTTGGAATTATCGAGCTGTCATAATCTGAGGAGCTTGCCGGAGGGAATACAGCAGCTCTCCTGCCTTCAGTCGCTCGAATTGCGTTGGTGTCACAGCATATCAGGACTGCCAGAATGGCTTAGCGACATCTCCTCTCTCAAAAGACTCGCCATCATGGGCTGTGAGAGCATTAAGTCTTTGCCTCCATGTATACAACAGCTCACCAGCCTCCAGAAATTAGTTGTTTCTAATAACGGGGAACTACAGCAGTGGTGCGAGTCAGAAGAAAATAAGGCGAAGCTCGCACACATAAACACCATA ATTTATGAGTAG